CCCGGATCACAAACTCGACGACAAAGTGATCAAAGGTGTCCCCCAGCCTTGGGATGATCCCGACCGCAGGCGCATCGACACCAAGTGGTGGATGGAGCCGCTGCCCGAGGATCACCCGTTGCTCCAGCAGGAGAAAATCGAAACCACGCTGCGGGTGCATGCCTACCCGGCGCACTCGATCAAGCAGCACCGCCACGAGCTGGGACCGCTTTTGAATCCGCCAGCCAAGGCACCACTCGCACTGCGCGAGATCCCGCTCATCCTGACCAAGTCACACTGGCTGGTGCGCGTGAAGGAGCCCGACCTCGATCTGGTGCCCTTCCACTTCGCGCACGAACCGCAGTTGAAGGAAGGCATGCCCGTGGTGCTGGAGATTTACTGCCTCGACAGCTCTGGTAACAAACGCTTCATGCCGCCCGGCTTGAAGGTCGAGTGGGAGCAGCGCTACAGCGGTGCTGAGCACCGGCCAGGCAAGGTGATCTATAAGGACAAAGAGAGCGATGCCGACGGCGTGTTCATCGTGGAGGAAAAAGGCGAGGTTCACCTCCACTACCTGCCGCGCGACGAGAATTTGTTCTTCCAGTCCAAGCCAGGCCTCTACTACGGCGATTTCGATCTCTACCAGCAGAACGCCGACGGCAAGCGCGGCAGAAAGATCCGCAGTGATGCGCATCCCAACGACGAGCCTGCGGATTCATTCAACTTTGACTGGGCGCCCTTCATCGAAGCCGAGGGCTTCAAGCTGCCTTTCCACTACTCTTACGAAGATAGTGCCTGGGAGGGGGGGCGTGGCAATCCGGCCAATCGTCCGAAGATCCCGACCGAACAGGAGGTCAAAGGGATCAAGATCGAGATCGAAGACTGGCATGAATACCGGCTGCTGTTCCGCAACGGTGGCAAGTTCGTGTTCGAGCCTTCGTTCCCGCACCCGGTTCCTGGCGGCGATCAGGTCAATCCAGCGACCGGGCACGGCAGTCCGAAGACTTTTCGACTGCGTCATTGCAAATGGTTCTTCCGCAAGAGCGCCGAACTGCCCAAAGACGGCCAGCGCACTGCCGAAGTGATCCCCATGGAAGGCGCGCCTGCCGGAGATGCCTCCAGCGCGCCCGCCGGTGGCAGCGGTGCCATCGACACATCGCCCGCACGTTATCCCATCGACTTCAAACCTGGAATCCGGCACTCGGGTGAACCGAAGGAGCTGGTGAACAAGCCGGAGATGCCGATCCATCCCAACATCGCCTTCGCGCTCATCGACATCGACAACAAGAGCAAGGACACCAACACCGCCCTGGCCGTGCTCAACGCCGACAACGATAGCGCGGGGTCGCTGCCCGCCGTGGTGCAGAAGTACTTCAACGAAGCCTGTGCTTATTTTGGCGACAGCACGCAGGAAGAACTCATCACCAACGCGGATTCCATCATCAGCACGTTGGAGGCCATCGCCGATTATCTGATCGCCACCGCCAAGACCTGCCCGGACATGGTGCGCGCGTTTGAACTGCACAAGCTGACCTTCGACCGCTTCAAGGACAATCTCATCAATGCGTTCTTCGATGTCATCGGCCTGCGCAAGCTTATGGTGCCGATTCAGAAGATGTTTGGCATCGCCTTCTCCGCGCGCAAAGCCGCGCTCGATGCCATCGGTCCCAATGCGCTCACCCGGCCGTTGATCGATCCGAGCAGCGTCAGCAGGTTCGCCAGCGAGACCATGGAGAGAGCCACCAAGAAAGGCGGCGAGTTCCTTCAATGGAGCTACACCCAGCTCGCGCGCGGCAGCATTTGGATGGGCGTACGGCGGCCCATGGGTCGCGCTGGCAATGTGCTGACCCGGGCCGTCGAAGAAGCGTCTCAGCGGCTTGCCAGCCTGACCGCAAAAGCCAATGAGGCGCGTCGTTTGTATGGAGAGGCGCGCAACGCGCTGAACGCTCTCACGGATTCCATCCGAAGTGTCACCAAAGAGGTGCGGGAGCTCCGCGAGAAGTTGATCAAACTCCAGGAGAGGGCCGCTGAACTCCACGTGCCTAACATCGACGACATCAACCGCCAGATCGACGACGTTTCCACCCAGCTCGGCGCCAGGATGATGACTCTTGCCGGGCACTTGGATGAAGCGCCCAAGCTCAATGGCAAGATGATCGAGTCTCTCGGCGAGTTCGTGGACAGCGAATGTGCCAAACGCGCCGAGGAGTTCGGTCATCGCGTCATCACCGATGCCAACTCCACCCTCTCCTCGCAGATGCGGGTGGTGGACCGTGCGATCGACGGACGCCAGCTTGACGATGCGGCCCTGCATCAGCTCGAGCGCGACTGCCGCGACATCGACTCTCTTGGACTCGGGGCCAATCAAGTGCGCGAGCGCCTCAACCAAGTGGCCGACAACATGCAGCACAACCTGCGCGGTCCCACCCAGAATCAGATCGATCAACTCAATCGTTCCATGAGCGCCGCCATTGACGGTGCCACTGGTGCCGTTGCCGATCTTGGCGCGCTGGGCGCCATCAACACCCCGCGCATGCAGCGGGCGTTCAATCTCGGCGAGCGCGTCCGCCAGTCCGCCCCCCAGGCCACCAGCGCCGTCGAGTCCAATCTCGCCTGGGTCCAAGGCCGCTTCGACACGCAGACTCAGTCGAACCTCCGCCGCTCGATGAACTTGCTGGATGGCACCATCGCCTCAGTCTTCGAGATCTACAAAGACGGCTGCAAAAGCGGTGCCATCAGCCATCACGAGGCGCTTTCCGGCTTCTTCCAGGCGGGTCAGGATCCGGCCAATGTGCAGCCCGCCACCAATGGCGTCGGCTGGATCGATGCCATCGCGCCCGCCTGCCAGAAAATCACCAGCGCGCTTGGCACCATTGTCCAAACACTGGTGAACTTGCCCTCGGAGGTGGAGCAGTACCTGCAAAAGAAGTCGCTCGATGCCGGCAACTGGAACTTCCTCGCCTGGTTCGTCTTCAGCGTCATCAAAGGCTGTGTGGACGTCGCCCTCTTCGTGTCACGCAAGATCATCGGCACCATCGTCGGTTGGATTGTCAGCCTGATACAGTTCACCTGCATGGTCGTGTATTACCTGCTGGGAAAATATGCCGACGTCATCATCTATTTCTTCACCCAGCCCGAATATGTGCCGAACTGGACGCAGAGCAGCCGCTTGAAGGAAAAAGCGCGTGATGCCGGCGATGCCGTGCTCACCAACCTGAACCTGCGTGAACAGAACCTCTTCGAGTTCAAGTTCGACCAGGAACTCTACATCGTGCAGCAGCTTCGCGAGAAAGCCGCCACCGCCGGCAACGGCGCACTGAGCGCATGGTCCGCCGCCGAGGCCGATTTAAAACGTTATGCCCAGGCCGGCTATGATCACTACTACCCCGGATTGAAGAAGGCAGGCTACCGCATCTACGTCGGTCTGTGCGCCCACGCCATGGACCTGAAGCATCTCAAGCGCTCCACCGCGACGCCCGAGGATATTCAGTTCATCCATCGCGGCCAGGCCGCTGCGGTCGGTTTGCGGCAGGACATTGACCGCTATTGGGATGCTTACGGCGATGTGGACGCTGACAAGCAGCAGTTTGGCACCTCGCTCATGTCTGCTTACTACAAGGCCGACTTCCGCAGCGGCATCAGCCTGCGCAACGTCAACTGGAAGCTCGTGGACACGGTGATCGACTGGATGGGCTGGTCCTTTGCGTGGCTCTGCCGCGGCATCGTCCTGCTCGCCGCGCTCACTTGTGGACTGCCGCTGCCGCTCGCCGCGTCCATCTTGGAAACCACCGACTTGGGCGACTGCCTCGCCGGCTTCCTCAAGGTGCTCGTCACTGTGTTGGGCACCTATCCCAAGGTGCTCGTCTTCCCGCTCGACCTCGCGCGTGCCCAGGCCCTGACTTATGACATGGCCTTCGGGCCTGAAGGTTCGCGTTTCACCGCCAGCTCTTCCATGGACATTGTGGAGCAATGATCGTCCGTCAGCTTTAGCCTCCCCTCATCATGATCCCCACCAGCCCGGCTTCACTCGACTCGGTGCCGCCACAGTTCCTCAGCGAACTGGAGGATCTCGCCCATCGTGCCGAAGTCCCCAGCTTCACCGCGACGCCTGATGCAGCGGCCCCGCCCCCAGACGTGTGGGAAAGCGCGCGCAGTGAAGCAACCGTCTTTGAAACGACCCTCCAGACGACCAAGGAGAAAGCTCTCGACTACTTCGACGTCGATGCGGAGGCCCGCCCCAAGGGCGGCATGGACTGGCAGGGAATGCGCGATCACCTGCTTGAAGAGGCGGGTGATGCGGCCGCCGCACAGGTTGCTGCCGTCGTCAAACGTCACGTCGCTCCGCCACCGCTGCCGAAGAAGTCCCTGCTATGGCACTATGCTCTGGACGATGAATCGCATGGCCCGGTGAGCGAGGAAGAGCTGCTCAACCTGCTGACGGAGGGTGAGGTGAAGCTCTCCACGCTCGTTTGGAACAAAACCATGAGCGAGTGGATCCGGCTGGCTGACACACCGCTCTCGGAGAATGCCGCGCCCGCCCCGCCGCCCTTGCCACCGACGAAGAAGAGCTCGAAGACCAAGTCCAAGGGCAAGGCTGCATCCACGACATGCCCCTCCTGCGGTCGTGTGACCAGTCCAGAGGACAGCTTCTGCCCTGACTGCGGCACACCTTTGAAAACTTAACCCCTCTCCGCCATGTTCTGCCCCAAATGTGGACGCCAATATGCCGACGAGGCAAAATTCTGCCCCGGTTGTGGTGCGTCGAATCGCAGAGCCGCCGCGCCGCCGCCCTTGCCTGGGGCAATGCCTGCGCAAGAGCCGGTGTCCAAAATCGTACGTGATGAGCCGCAACACGCCCGACAGGCTCAGGCAACTCCGCCACCATTGGCTCCGCAGCAGGAGGAGGAACTGGTGCTTCCGCCTCCCGCGTCGGGCATGACGATCAGCTTCCGCGCCAACCCGCATGGCCGTATGGAACGCATGTCTGACCGGCCACAGGACGGTCCGGCTCCTGCGACGACGAGCACAGGCACCGCCGGGGGTGTCAACGCTGCAGCGATGCTTGCAGCCGCCTCGGTGGATTGTGCGTTGCCGCCGCAGACCTCCATGTGGGCGTTCCGCGTGCAAACCAGCGCGCTTGCGGACAAGATTGCCGGCAGCTTTTCTGCGCAGGCTGGCGGCCAGATGAATCCGTTCATTGAGGGAGCGGGCAGGCTCGTGCGCGGCGCTCTCATGCACAAGGATGTTTACCGCGCCGCCGCGTCGCGTGGATCGCTGATGACCGAGGCGATTTGCACGGCCGCTCTGTTGATCGTGATCTCCACGATCGGCCTGCGCATCGGCAGCCTGTTTGGTTACGGCTCCAGTTTTACGATCAAGCTGATGGTCATCCGCGTGTTGAGCTGGGTGGGTTCGGTGTTTGCCGTGCATTGGGTGGCGAAGACGCAGCAAAAAGTGGATCTGCCGCCCGCCGCATGGTTCCGCGCGATGGTGTATGCACAGGCGGGCTTGGTACTCACGCTGGTTCCCGCACTCGGAATTCTTGTCACCCTTTGGGTCGCGGTATGCACGGTGGCAGCGTTGCAGGACGTGTCCGGCAAAGACACGACGGCGGGCATCATCCTGCTGGTGGTCGCAGGTGTCGCCAGCACGGTCATCGCTTCTGTGATCGGCTCCGTGCTGATCTGATA
Above is a genomic segment from Prosthecobacter sp. containing:
- a CDS encoding zinc ribbon domain-containing protein; the protein is MFCPKCGRQYADEAKFCPGCGASNRRAAAPPPLPGAMPAQEPVSKIVRDEPQHARQAQATPPPLAPQQEEELVLPPPASGMTISFRANPHGRMERMSDRPQDGPAPATTSTGTAGGVNAAAMLAAASVDCALPPQTSMWAFRVQTSALADKIAGSFSAQAGGQMNPFIEGAGRLVRGALMHKDVYRAAASRGSLMTEAICTAALLIVISTIGLRIGSLFGYGSSFTIKLMVIRVLSWVGSVFAVHWVAKTQQKVDLPPAAWFRAMVYAQAGLVLTLVPALGILVTLWVAVCTVAALQDVSGKDTTAGIILLVVAGVASTVIASVIGSVLI
- a CDS encoding GYF domain-containing protein, yielding MIPTSPASLDSVPPQFLSELEDLAHRAEVPSFTATPDAAAPPPDVWESARSEATVFETTLQTTKEKALDYFDVDAEARPKGGMDWQGMRDHLLEEAGDAAAAQVAAVVKRHVAPPPLPKKSLLWHYALDDESHGPVSEEELLNLLTEGEVKLSTLVWNKTMSEWIRLADTPLSENAAPAPPPLPPTKKSSKTKSKGKAASTTCPSCGRVTSPEDSFCPDCGTPLKT